In Sphingomonas sp. M1-B02, the sequence GAGGGACTGGCAGTCGCGGTAGCGCTGATCAGTATCGGCTACAGTCGGGGCCGGGCGGCGCTGATCGCGGCGGCATCGGGACTGGTCGAGCCGGTCGCCGGGCTGATCGGGGTGAGCATCGTGACCGTCGCGCAGGCCTTCCTGCCCTGGGGGCTGGGGCTCGCCGGCGGCGCGATGGTCTATGTCGTGGCGTCGGACATCATCCCCGACGCGCATGCCCGCATCAACGGCGGCGGCAAGGTTACCACCGGGCTGATGATCGGGCTGGCGGCGATGATGTTCCTCGACACCACGCTGGGCTGACGATCAGCCGAGGATTTCGAGCACTGCCGCGCGCGCGACGGGATCGTAAGCGGGGCGCGGAAGCAGGCGCGGGAAGGGCAGAGCGGGCCGCGCGGTGCGGCGGGTAAGCTGGGTCTGTTCGATATTGCTGAAGAAGTTCACGTAGTTTCCTGTGTTTCCTGCTGGCGAAGCGCCTGCGCGGCGGCGGCAGCAGTACCCTCGCGGACGGCGCGGGCGCGCTCGGTGCGCTCCTGGCGGTCGGCCATCTGGGTCCATGCATAGGCAGCGCGCAGATTGCGATCGCGGACATTGTCGAGCGTGGCGGCATCGGCGTCGGTCTGTGCCTTGTCGGCATAGGTACGATAGGTGTTGACGAGATCGGCCACTGGGAATTCCTTAGATGGTCTGGAGAAAGCCGCGGCGGCGCCGATAGGCGGCACCGCCCGAGGCTCCTTATTCCGCCTGAATGTTGACCGCGGCCATCTTGCCCTTCTTGTCGGGCTCGAGATCGAAGGTGACGCGCTGATTCTGGTTCAGCGTCGACAGGCCTGCGCGCTCGACCGCGGTGATGTGGACGAACGCGTCCGGGCCGCCATTGTCGGAGGCGATGAAGCCATAGCCCTTGTCGGCGTTGAAGAATTTGACGGTGCCCTGCTGGGTCATGGGAATTTCCTTCGGCTGGGGGCGCGCCAGAGTGGGGCCCCTCGTGCTGCGAGGGCATAGAGAAGGAAAAAGGGCCGCAAAGCGCCAGATACCGTCAATTGCGACTGTAGCAGTCTTTATATGGGCGCATGGGGCCGGAAAAGCAAATCGGTGCGCGGTGCGGCTTGGCGGCGGCGCGGCGGCGTGCTGAAACGAGGCCAGTGACGTTTGGGGGCGCCCGTGAGTGCATTCGATTTTCTGTTTGCCGTTTTCTCGCTGCTGCTCGGGCTGGCGATGGCGGAGATATTAAGCGGCTTCGCCAGGGTCATGAAAATCCACGCACGGCACCGCGCGGGCCTTGGCAAGGACGTCCGCGTCGGCTGGCTGGTGCCCTTGATGGGGCTGTTCGTGCTGCTGAGCCAGCTGACCTTCTGGACCACCGCCTTTTCGATGCGCGACCAATTGCCGTTCAACTATGTGGTGCTGCTCTGCGTGACGGCGATCGTCGGCGGCTATTATCTGCTGTCGTCGCTGGTCTGGCCCGACGATCCGTTGAGCTGGCCGGACTTCGACGCATATTACGACCAGCACAACCGCTTCATCCTGGTCGGCAACCTGGCACTTACGCTCGCCGCGGCGGTAGCGAGCGGCTTCTATGCGCGGCCCGCGCCGCCGGTGGAAGAGACTCCGGTCGTGATCGTGGCGGTCATCGCAGTGTATCTGGGCCTGCTGCTCAACCTTATCCTGATCTTCGTCAAGCGGCGCTGGCTGAACGTCACCCTGCTGACCCTGTTGGTCGGCATGCAGATCTTCGGGCCCGCCGCCTTGCTCTATTCGGGCTTCAAGGCGGCGCAGTGAGCCCGGCGGCGCGCGCGAAGCGCGGCCGCCGGGTGCTCCCAGGCTTAGCGGCAGCGCACGTCGCGATTGTTGTTGCGACGGTTGTTGTCGTTGTTGCTGCCTCGATCGACGGCATTGCCGGCGACTGCGCCGAG encodes:
- a CDS encoding cold-shock protein, which gives rise to MTQQGTVKFFNADKGYGFIASDNGGPDAFVHITAVERAGLSTLNQNQRVTFDLEPDKKGKMAAVNIQAE